A single genomic interval of Ovis aries strain OAR_USU_Benz2616 breed Rambouillet chromosome 9, ARS-UI_Ramb_v3.0, whole genome shotgun sequence harbors:
- the LOC114116453 gene encoding small ribosomal subunit protein eS25-like, whose translation MPPKDDKKKDAGKLAKRDKDPVSKSGGEAKMKWSKGRVWDKLNNLVLFNKAMYYKLCKEVPSYKLITPAVLSERLEIRGSLARAALQELLSKGFIKLVSKHGA comes from the coding sequence ATGCCGCCCAAGGACGACAAGAAGAAAGATGCTGGAAAGTTGGCCAAGAGAGACAAAGATCCAGTAAGCAAATCTGGGGGTGAGGCCAAAATGAAGTGGTCCAAAGGCAGAGTTTGGGACAAGCTCAATAATCTAGTCTTGTTTAACAAAGCAATGTATTACAAACTCTGTAAAGAGGTTCCCAGCTATAAGCTTATAACTCCAGCTGTCCTCTCTGAGAGACTGGAGATCCGTGGTTCCCTTGCTAGGGCAGCCCTTCAGGAACTCCTTAGTAAAGGATTTATTAAACTAGTTTCAAAGCATGGAGCTTAA